The following coding sequences are from one Triticum aestivum cultivar Chinese Spring chromosome 5A, IWGSC CS RefSeq v2.1, whole genome shotgun sequence window:
- the LOC123102042 gene encoding probable polyamine transporter At1g31830 isoform X2 gives MEDRVDFKYDGVNNESKEHKGGHGIPKVSMVPLVFLIFYEVSGGPFGIEDSVKAAGPLLAIVGFLLFALIWSIPEALITAEMGTMFPENGGYVVWVSSALGPFWGFQQGWAKWLSGVIDNALYPVLFLDYVKSSVPALGGGLPRTFAVLILTVALTYMNYRGLTIVGWVAVFLGVFSLLPFFVMGLIAIPQIEPSRWFEMDLDNVNWGLYLNTLFWNLNYWDSISTLAGEVENPKRTLPRALSYALVLVVGGYLYPLITCTAAVPVVRESWTDGYFSDIAKILGGFWLHSWIQAAAALSNMGNFVTEMSSDSYQLLGMAERGMLPEFFAKRSRYGTPLIGILFSAFGVVLLSWMSFQEIIAAENYLYCFGMILEFIAFIKLRMTHPSTSRPFRIPLGTVGSVLMIIPPTILIVVVMVLASFKVMAVSILAVLVGFALQPALVYMEKKRWLRFSVSEDLPDLLDPLSGAVEDDTTPLVV, from the coding sequence ATGGAGGATCGTGTTGATTTCAAGTATGATGGTGTCAACAACGAGAGCAAAGAGCATAAGGGAGGGCATGGCATCCCAAAGGTTTCCATGGTCCCACTTGTGTTCCTCATATTCTATGAAGTCTCGGGGGGTCCCTTTGGAATTGAGGATAGTGTCAAGGCTGCTGGACCACTCCTGGCAATTGTGGGGTTTCTTCTGTTTGCGCTCATATGGAGTATTCCAGAAGCCCTAATCACTGCTGAGATGGGTACTATGTTTCCTGAGAATGGTGGCTATGTCGTCTGGGTCTCTTCAGCTCTTGGGCCCTTTTGGGGTTTTCAGCAAGGATGGGCGAAGTGGCTCAGTGGTGTCATAGATAATGCTCTCTATCCAGTCCTTTTTCTTGACTATGTCAAGTCCAGTGTTCCAGCTCTCGGGGGTGGGCTTCCAAGGACTTTTGCGGTGCTTATCCTCACAGTTGCCCTTACTTACATGAACTACAGAGGATTAACGATAGTTGGCTGGGTGGCAGTCTTTCTTGGGGTGTTCTCTCTGCTCCCTTTCTTTGTAATGGGATTGATAGCAATTCCACAGATTGAACCTTCAAGATGGTTTGAAATGGATCTGGACAATGTGAATTGGGGCCTGTATCTAAACACTCTGTTTTGGAACCTCAACTACTGGGATTCAATCAGTACATTGGCTGGAGAGGTTGAGAATCCGAAGAGAACCCTCCCCAGGGCACTTTCTTATGCTCTTGTTTTAGTAGTCGGGGGATACCTCTACCCTCTGATCACCTGTACAGCAGCAGTTCCGGTTGTTCGGGAGTCGTGGACAGATGGATATTTTTCAGACATTGCAAAAATTCTTGGTGGTTTCTGGTTGCACTCGTGGATTCAAGCGGCGGCCGCATTGTCAAACATGGGCAACTTTGTTACTGAAATGAGCAGTGATTCTTACCAGCTTCTCGGGATGGCTGAGCGTGGCATGCTCCCTGAGTTCTTCGCCAAGAGATCACGCTACGGGACCCCACTGATCGGCATCCTATTCTCGGCGTTCGGCGTGGTCCTGCTGTCCTGGATGAGCTTCCAGGAGATCATTGCCGCGGAGAACTACCTCTACTGCTTCGGGATGATATTGGAGTTCATCGCCTTCATCAAGCTGAGGATGACCCACCCTAGCACCTCCCGGCCTTTCCGGATCCCGCTGGGCACTGTTGGCTCCGTCCTGATGATCATCCCTCCGACTATCCTGATCGTCGTGGTGATGGTGCTGGCTTCCTTCAAGGTGATGGCTGTGAGCATCCTGGCGGTGCTCGTCGGGTTTGCGCTGCAACCGGCCCTGGTGTACATGGAGAAGAAGCGGTGGCTGAGGTTCTCCGTCAGTGAGGACCTGCCCGATCTGCTGGACCCCTTGTCTGGCGCCGTCGAAGATGACACGACCCCCCTTGTGGTCTGA
- the LOC123102042 gene encoding probable polyamine transporter At1g31830 isoform X1, giving the protein MILRSTAVTRANSAFLRMEDRVDFKYDGVNNESKEHKGGHGIPKVSMVPLVFLIFYEVSGGPFGIEDSVKAAGPLLAIVGFLLFALIWSIPEALITAEMGTMFPENGGYVVWVSSALGPFWGFQQGWAKWLSGVIDNALYPVLFLDYVKSSVPALGGGLPRTFAVLILTVALTYMNYRGLTIVGWVAVFLGVFSLLPFFVMGLIAIPQIEPSRWFEMDLDNVNWGLYLNTLFWNLNYWDSISTLAGEVENPKRTLPRALSYALVLVVGGYLYPLITCTAAVPVVRESWTDGYFSDIAKILGGFWLHSWIQAAAALSNMGNFVTEMSSDSYQLLGMAERGMLPEFFAKRSRYGTPLIGILFSAFGVVLLSWMSFQEIIAAENYLYCFGMILEFIAFIKLRMTHPSTSRPFRIPLGTVGSVLMIIPPTILIVVVMVLASFKVMAVSILAVLVGFALQPALVYMEKKRWLRFSVSEDLPDLLDPLSGAVEDDTTPLVV; this is encoded by the exons ATG ATATTGAGGAGTACAGCAGTAACACGGGCAAATTCAGCCTTTCTTCGTATGGAGGATCGTGTTGATTTCAAGTATGATGGTGTCAACAACGAGAGCAAAGAGCATAAGGGAGGGCATGGCATCCCAAAGGTTTCCATGGTCCCACTTGTGTTCCTCATATTCTATGAAGTCTCGGGGGGTCCCTTTGGAATTGAGGATAGTGTCAAGGCTGCTGGACCACTCCTGGCAATTGTGGGGTTTCTTCTGTTTGCGCTCATATGGAGTATTCCAGAAGCCCTAATCACTGCTGAGATGGGTACTATGTTTCCTGAGAATGGTGGCTATGTCGTCTGGGTCTCTTCAGCTCTTGGGCCCTTTTGGGGTTTTCAGCAAGGATGGGCGAAGTGGCTCAGTGGTGTCATAGATAATGCTCTCTATCCAGTCCTTTTTCTTGACTATGTCAAGTCCAGTGTTCCAGCTCTCGGGGGTGGGCTTCCAAGGACTTTTGCGGTGCTTATCCTCACAGTTGCCCTTACTTACATGAACTACAGAGGATTAACGATAGTTGGCTGGGTGGCAGTCTTTCTTGGGGTGTTCTCTCTGCTCCCTTTCTTTGTAATGGGATTGATAGCAATTCCACAGATTGAACCTTCAAGATGGTTTGAAATGGATCTGGACAATGTGAATTGGGGCCTGTATCTAAACACTCTGTTTTGGAACCTCAACTACTGGGATTCAATCAGTACATTGGCTGGAGAGGTTGAGAATCCGAAGAGAACCCTCCCCAGGGCACTTTCTTATGCTCTTGTTTTAGTAGTCGGGGGATACCTCTACCCTCTGATCACCTGTACAGCAGCAGTTCCGGTTGTTCGGGAGTCGTGGACAGATGGATATTTTTCAGACATTGCAAAAATTCTTGGTGGTTTCTGGTTGCACTCGTGGATTCAAGCGGCGGCCGCATTGTCAAACATGGGCAACTTTGTTACTGAAATGAGCAGTGATTCTTACCAGCTTCTCGGGATGGCTGAGCGTGGCATGCTCCCTGAGTTCTTCGCCAAGAGATCACGCTACGGGACCCCACTGATCGGCATCCTATTCTCGGCGTTCGGCGTGGTCCTGCTGTCCTGGATGAGCTTCCAGGAGATCATTGCCGCGGAGAACTACCTCTACTGCTTCGGGATGATATTGGAGTTCATCGCCTTCATCAAGCTGAGGATGACCCACCCTAGCACCTCCCGGCCTTTCCGGATCCCGCTGGGCACTGTTGGCTCCGTCCTGATGATCATCCCTCCGACTATCCTGATCGTCGTGGTGATGGTGCTGGCTTCCTTCAAGGTGATGGCTGTGAGCATCCTGGCGGTGCTCGTCGGGTTTGCGCTGCAACCGGCCCTGGTGTACATGGAGAAGAAGCGGTGGCTGAGGTTCTCCGTCAGTGAGGACCTGCCCGATCTGCTGGACCCCTTGTCTGGCGCCGTCGAAGATGACACGACCCCCCTTGTGGTCTGA